From one Labeo rohita strain BAU-BD-2019 chromosome 8, IGBB_LRoh.1.0, whole genome shotgun sequence genomic stretch:
- the mfsd2al2 gene encoding sodium-dependent lysophosphatidylcholine symporter 1-B-like: MATSTRPDKEQGVFRCISDEHGNRERQETPVRLPLSRKLCYAVGGVPYQMTNIAMGFSLQIFLLDVVQIEAFSVSLILFISHAWDAVTDPIVGYLVSSSSWTQIGRLLPWTVLSMPLAILAYIFLWFIPHNAMSSAFSVSWYLTISCLFETFMSCYSVPYTSLNMFLGGDQQDRDSATAYRMSVEAFAMLMAAVIQGQVLWVYNKDRDQACLNVDQTPDLPHSTALRETRTAFMISALVMSALFFVCCMVLFLGVKEQRGPLSGQSHMNTTYLNAVKKLIGHASYQHLVLGFLFSTLAFQMSLGNFTLFCTHVAGLGAQFQYLMLAILVSATISVPMWQMILVRLGKKTALFIGLPLLIPALVVLVSMSENFATYMVMCVLAGSSLAALFLLPWSMLPDVVDEFAVQNPSCKGLEPLFFSCSRFCNKLGGGLSAAISTMTLHFTGYKAGACSHADGVVLALKLLLAPIPITFLLVGLVFFYLYPINEARRKKIQQDLENTRSNTASLEEENVPIFQQIYDSSQSFIVKSKARTISHLNACQPSQKHCNTSADSHVRMSGAKSAIQFHKSKTYPTSPKQYKSSVKLNESRLSKIHERALKCQDIPDERSKVTWV, from the exons ATGGCAACTTCAACACGGCCGGATAAAGAACAGGGTGTTTTCAGATGTATCAGTGATGAACATGGCAACAGAGAAAGACAAGAGACCCCT GTGAGGCTTCCCCTTTCCAGAAAGCTGTGTTATGCAGTAGGTGGTGTACCATATCAGATGACCAACATTGCTATGGGTTTTTCTCTACAGATCTTTCTGTTAGATGTAGTGCAG ATAGAGGCTTTTTCTGTATCTTTGATTCTGTTCATCAGTCATGCCTGGGATGCCGTGACTGATCCCATTGTTGGCTATCTAGTGAGCAGCAGTAGCTGGACCCAAATCGGCAGACTCCTTCCATG GACTGTGCTGTCAATGCCATTGGCTATTCTCGCTTACATCTTCCTTTGGTTCATCCCCCACAATGCCATGAGCTCAGCGTTCAGCGTGTCCTGGTACCTAACCATCAGCTGTCTTTTCGAGACCTTCATGAGT TGCTACAGTGTTCCATATACATCCCTCAACATGTTTCTGGGAGGAGATCAGCAAGACAGAGACTCTGCCACAGCTTACA GGATGAGTGTGGAGGCGTTTGCTATGCTGATGGCGGCTGTGATTCAGGGTCAGGTGCTGTGGGTGTATAACAAAGACAGAGATCAAGCTTGTCTGAACGTGGACCAAACACCGGATCTCCCACACAGCACAGCGCTGCGCGAAACT AGAACAGCCTTTATGATATCAGCACTGGTCATGAGCGCTCTCTTCTTTGTTTGTTGTATGGTGCTGTTCCTGGGGGTCAAAGAACAAAGAG GGCCTCTCAGTGGTCAGAGTCACATGAACACTACATACCTGAACGCTGTGAAGAAGCTGATTGGCCATGCGTCATACCAGCATCTGGTCCTGGGCTTCCTCTTCTCCACTTTAGCTTTTCAG ATGTCTTTGGGGAACTTCACATTGTTTTGCACTCATGTTGCTGGTTTAGGAGCTCAGTTCCAGTATCTCATGTTAGCTATACTG GTGTCTGCTACCATATCAGTGCCAATGTGGCAGATGATCCTTGTGCGGCTGGGCAAGAAAACTGCTCTTTTTATAGGTCTACCT CTCCTCATACCAGCACTGGTGGTCCTAGTTTCCATGTCAGAGAATTTTGCGACGTACATGGTCATGTGTGTTTTGGCTGGATCTAGTTTAGCAGCACTGTTCTTGTTACCATG GTCAATGCTGCCAGATGTAGTGGATGAGTTTGCTGTTCAGAACCCGTCCTGCAAAGGCCTGGAGCCCCTGTTTTTTTCCTGCTCAAGGTTTTGCAACAAGCTTGGAGGAGGTCTGTCTGCTGCCATCTCCACTATGACACTACA CTTCACAGGATATAAAGCAGGTGCATGTAGTCACGCGGATGGAGTCGTCTTGGCACTGAAATTACTTCTGGCTCCCATTCCAATCACCTTTTTGCTGGTGGGTTTAGTGTTTTTCTATCTGTATCCAATCAACGAAGCACGTCGGAAAAAGATTCAACAAGATCTCGAAAACACAAG GTCTAACACTGCCAGTTTAGAAGAGGAAAATGTTCCCATATTTCAACAAATCTATGACTCTAGTCAAAGTTTTATTGTTAAATCAAAGGCTAGAACAATATCTCATCTTAATGCCTGTCAGCCTTCTCAAAAACACTGCAACACAAGTGCTGATTCACATGTCAGGATGTCGGGTGCCAAGTCAGCAATCCAATTTCATAAATCAAAAACTTACCCAACATCACCAAAGCAATATAAATCAAGTGTGAAACTTAATGAATCAAGATTGAGTAAAATACATGAACGTGCACTTAAGTGTCAAGACATTCCAGATGAGAGGTCAAAAGTTACATGGGTGTAG
- the fam110a gene encoding protein FAM110A, with amino-acid sequence MSTDTLQPSSRRIIKLAVTPAPPSRNPELGCPVKSSPGIRKPSAVERLEADKAKYVKSQQVALKKQQPVICPSNNSQSGQAAQQPSRKIPARPTKSETPPLILEHLCKLIDGVSDATVPVISTQPNNSNTTDLCKAASPTVEEPSVGSTSVSQGKAAVEASGASGCPTMTVRRVDVKPQLPQMRMAGRPQLQNRPPVQQTMPQVPIQLLRLLRPYTPSNQQPIDFKRLRNVTQTNGTRGAVKSPNCAVSTSPSSKSPTSPPPPLPIKPTTEALSCPSPTPLTPNSISSLAKNDFQSPPSPAITQHSSTSSRKRPSLTRSKSDVSDCFSRAGAELERFFNYCGLDPSDLQELARPGSDIVSVSRLRSASAPASERSAEVEDEEEEAAKDERPAYGVSVIERNARVIKWLYGMRQAKESPKVANM; translated from the coding sequence ATGTCAACTGACACTCTCCAGCCATCTTCACGGAGAATAATAAAGCTGGCTGTAACTCCTGCCCCACCAAGTCGCAACCCAGAACTCGGCTGTCCAGTCAAATCATCTCCAGGGATACGCAAACCAAGTGCGGTGGAACGTTTGGAAGCAGACAAGGCCAAGTATGTCAAGAGCCAACAGGTGGCTTTGAAGAAGCAGCAACCAGTTATTTGTCCCTCCAACAATAGCCAGAGTGGACAAGCTGCTCAACAGCCTTCAAGGAAGATCCCTGCAAGACCTACAAAGTCTGAAACGCCACCTCTTATCCTGGAACATCTTTGCAAGTTGATTGATGGAGTCAGCGATGCCACCGTTCCAGTCATTTCTACACAACCCAACAACTCTAATACTACAGATTTATGCAAGGCCGCCTCTCCAACAGTGGAAGAACCTTCTGTTGGGTCGACTTCAGTAAGTCAAGGAAAAGCTGCAGTAGAGGCCTCAGGGGCGAGCGGATGTCCCACCATGACGGTGCGGAGAGTTGACGTCAAGCCGCAGTTACCTCAGATGAGGATGGCCGGTAGACCACAGCTACAGAACCGGCCACCGGTGCAACAGACCATGCCGCAGGTCCCAATACAACTTCTGCGCTTGCTTAGACCGTACACACCATCAAATCAGCAGCCAATTGACTTCAAAAGGCTCCGCAATGTCACACAAACAAATGGGACCCGAGGAGCTGTTAAATCACCAAACTGTGCCGTGTCAACCTCACCTTCCTCGAAATCCCCAACTAGCCCACCTCCACCGCTTCCCATAAAACCAACCACAGAAGCATTATCGTGTCCCTCACCGACCCCGCTTACTCCAAACTCCATATCTTCACTAGCCAAGAATGACTTCCAGTCTCCGCCATCTCCAGCCATCACTCAGCACTCCTCAACAAGCTCCAGGAAGCGTCCTTCACTGACACGTTCAAAATCTGATGTCAGCGACTGCTTTTCACGGGCTGGAGCAGAGCTTGAGCGCTTCTTTAATTATTGCGGCCTGGACCCATCGGATTTACAGGAGTTAGCAAGACCGGGTTCTGACATTGTGTCTGTTTCACGTCTACGTAGTGCCAGCGCCCCGGCATCCGAGCGTTCGGCTGAGGTTGAAGATGAGGAAGAAGAAGCAGCAAAAGATGAACGTCCTGCTTACGGTGTTTCCGTCATTGAGAGAAATGCTCGAGTGATCAAGTGGCTGTATGGGATGCGCCAGGCCAAAGAGAGTCCCAAAGTGGCTAATATGTAA